DNA sequence from the Calidithermus timidus DSM 17022 genome:
GTTGTGTGCGGAGTTTCCTTGTCGCTAGGAACGCTAGGATATGCTTTTCTCGAGCGCCTGGTGATCCGTATGGGCTTCTCTGGTATCAAGTAGCTATGCTCGATGAGTATGTAGTCCAAGATCCCATGCAGGCTCGAGCAATCCTCAACCCAGCACGTTTGCGGGTGCTGTTGGCGTTTGACGTACCGAAAACCTCTGCACAGGTTGCCCGGGAGATCGGGGAGGTGCCTAACCGAGTTGGGCACCACATCAGGCTACTGCGACAGTTGGGGTTGCTGGTGGTGTGTTACCGGCAAGGTCGTAGGGTTTTTCTCGAGCGGAAGGCTCGTAACTTCAGAATACCCTTTTCCCTAACACCTTACTCGAGCTTGGAAGAAGCCCTGGGATTGGCGTCTGCCGAAATACTGCAATTGCTTCGCCAAGCAGTGGCTCACTGGCAACAAGAATTAGATGAGGAATTTATCCTCGTCGGTGAAGACTTCCCGAAACTACCCCGATCCCCTGTCAAGATACTGGATTTGGTGCTCACCAGTGAGCAAGTCGCTATGCTCGAGGAGATGCTTCGCAACCTGAGCAATAACGGCAAGCGTGGGGTTGCCGGGCGACGCTACAAGCTCGCCGTGCTTCTCGCCCCGGTGCACTGATGAACTCTTGTAGAGGATGACGCCTTGTGTCTTGCGTACGACGTAGGACCCGCACCCGGCTATCCGCTATCGACATTCCCCGTTAGACTATTCGCCGTGAGTCGCAAATACTTCGGTACCGATGGCGTGCGCGGCGTGGCCGGTGAGCCGCCCCTGACGCCGGAATTCGTGCTCAAGCTCGGCCAGGCGGCCGGTGCGTACTTCAAGGCCCACGACCGCCGGCCGGTGGTGCTCCTGGGCAAGGACACCCGGCAGTCGTGCGACCTGCTCGAGGCCGCCCTGGCCGCCGGGCTCATGTCGCAGGGCGTGCGGGTCGAGCACCTGGGGGTGCTGCCCACGCCGGGCGTGGCCTACCTGACCAAGCAGCTCGGGGCGACGGCCGGGGTGATGATCTCGGCCAGCCACAACCCCTACCAGGACAACGGGATCAAGTTCTTCAGCGCCCAGGGCGACAAGCTGCCCGACGAGGTGGAGCTCGAGATCGAGAAGCTGTTGGAGCAAGACCTCAAGACCGTCGGCATCGGCACCGTGGCCGACTTCAGCGAGGCCGAGCGCATGTACCTCGACTTCCTGGCCTCCAAGGGTCGCAGCCTCGAGGGCCTCAAGATCGTGCTCGACACCGCCAACGGGGCCACCTACCGCCTGGCGCACCGCCTCTTCCAGCGCTTGGGGGCCGAGGTCTTCGTGATGTTCAACACCCCGGACGGGCGCAACATCAACAAGGGCTGCGGCTCGACCCACCCTGAGTTCCTCAAGGCCCAGGTGGTCGAGATGGGCTACGACCTCGGCGTGGCCTTCGATGGTGACGGCGACCGCGCCATCCTCGTCGACCGGCAGGGGCGCGAGTTCCACGGTGACCACATCCTCTACCTCAACGCCCTCGTGCGACGCGAGCCGGGCGTGGTGGGCACGCTGATGAGCAACATGGGCCTGGAGGTCAAGCTGCGCGAGGCAGGCATCGCTTTCTACCGCACCGCGGTGGGTGACCGCTACGTCTACGAGAAGCTCAAGGCCAGCAGCCTCACCCTGGGGGGCGAACAGAGCGGGCACATCCTCTTCCTCGAGCACGCCCCTACCGGCGACGGCATGCTTACTGCTGTGCTTACCCTCTCGGCCATGCTCGAGTCGGGCAAGGACCTCTGTGAGTGGCGCGACGCTTTGCCCATGTTCCCCCAACTCCTCAAGAACGTGCGGGTGCGCGACAAGCACGCCCTGATGCAAAAGCCCGAGCTGCACGCGGCCATTGCCCAGGCCGAGGCCAGACTGGCAGGCCAGGGGCGCATTAACGTGCGCCCTTCGGGCACCGAGCCGTTGGTGCGGGTT
Encoded proteins:
- the glmM gene encoding phosphoglucosamine mutase; translated protein: MSRKYFGTDGVRGVAGEPPLTPEFVLKLGQAAGAYFKAHDRRPVVLLGKDTRQSCDLLEAALAAGLMSQGVRVEHLGVLPTPGVAYLTKQLGATAGVMISASHNPYQDNGIKFFSAQGDKLPDEVELEIEKLLEQDLKTVGIGTVADFSEAERMYLDFLASKGRSLEGLKIVLDTANGATYRLAHRLFQRLGAEVFVMFNTPDGRNINKGCGSTHPEFLKAQVVEMGYDLGVAFDGDGDRAILVDRQGREFHGDHILYLNALVRREPGVVGTLMSNMGLEVKLREAGIAFYRTAVGDRYVYEKLKASSLTLGGEQSGHILFLEHAPTGDGMLTAVLTLSAMLESGKDLCEWRDALPMFPQLLKNVRVRDKHALMQKPELHAAIAQAEARLAGQGRINVRPSGTEPLVRVMVEGPTELIEGVSAEMVQLVQQLDEA